The genomic stretch GGTGCCCTTTTCCGCTTTTATATCAATTCCTTGATGCCTATAAGTTGAATTACCTTTTCTTCGTATTTCTCCAAAAGGTGAAGTAATCTGAAAAGATGCTTCTGGGAGAGGATAACCCCATGTTTCCTGCTTTCTATCTGAAAAAGGAGATTGAAAAACTACCTTATGCCTTTGTCGAGCACAAGAACTGAACAAAAGTATTAATATTAAAAAATAAATAAAAGATTTTACTCTTATCATGCTTTAAAAAATGGGTTAGATGTTGGATATGAATTATAAAGGAAGAAATTGATTTAAACAAAAAGAGAGGACGCCATAATTTTGGGTCTCTTATGGCGTCACTCAAGGAAGTATATAACTATGGAACTCAAATAAATTTATGAGGGTTGGGACGAACACTCATAACTCATGGAGGATTTACTACTTTATATTCAACTTTCTGTTCATATTATCGTCAATTACTCAAAAAACTTTAATGAAGAGTTGTTAAATCAGATAAGTGCGATGTTGACAAATATGGTATTCATTAAGATAGTATTATTGAAATTTAATAAAAGAAGAAGGAGATGAAAAATGAAAAATTGGTTGCTGCTTTGCTGCGTGATTTTATTAACATCCCTGATAAGTTTTGCACAAAATAGTAATGAACTAATGATATACATCTCACCCGAAGGAAACGATGCATGGTCAGGGAAACTTCCAGAAGCCAACGAAAATAAAACAGACGGTCCTTTAGCCAGTATCCATAAGGCACTGGAAAAAGTCAAGAATATTCGTAGTTCCGGTGCAGGAGAAAAAACAGTAAAAATTGTTTTAAGAGGAGGGACTTACTTAATAAATGCACCTATAGTTATAACTCCGGAACATTCGGGCAAGAAAGATAACCCTACAATATTTGAAAATTACCAAAATGAGAAACCTCTAATTTCAGGAGGTGTGAAAATTACATCGTGGAACAAGGAAGATAACAAGTATATTGCAGATATTCAAGCATTGAATAATGGAAAATTATCATTTAATTCCTTATGGGTGAATGGAGAACGAAGACAACCAGCCCGTATTCCGGATAATACGAACCCATTTGGGGATTATCCTTCCAAACAAGAATTTTTTACCGCAAAAAAATACGAATATATCCCTGAGGGTGAAAATCAACCCGGAACACTTAAAGTTTTCTATGATGAAAAAGACCCTATTCAAAATTGGGAATCACTAACAGGTAGTTATTGTGTGCTTTTTTGTAAATGGGCTGTTCCTTTATTGCCTATCCGTTCTGTGGATACAGATACAAAGTGCTTATATCTAAATGTCCCGAAGAATTTCTGGTTCGGTGTTATTTTTTCCGAAGGGCAACGGTTTTATATTGAACATCTTTTTGAAGGTCTGGATAAACCAGGGGAATGGTATCTTAACCGTAAAGAAGGAAAACTTTATTACATTCCTTTACCTGAGGAAGACATGACTGCTGCAGAAGTCATTGCTCCTGTTGCAGAACAATTGCTTTTATTGGAAGGAAACCCCACAGAAAACAAATTTGTTGAACATGTCGTTTTCAAAGGGATTGAGTTTGCCTTTACTAATTTTCCAATAGGAGAACGGGGACAATCAGACCCACAAGCAGAGGTTTCTGTTTCCGGTGCAATTCAAGGAACAGGTGCTCGCTATTGTATCCTCGAAAAATGCTCAATTCAACATGTTAGTAACTATGCGCTATGGTGGCGTTCCGGTTCACAAAACAATATTGTTCGTCAATGTCACCTATACGATTTGGGAGCGGGAGGAATTAAAATTGGTGAGACGGCAAATGCAGAAACAGATGATAGCCCGGGTCCTTCCACTGTAGAAGAGAAAAATCTGTATCTATATGAGGAGTTAGGAGCAACGGGTTGCGGACACAATACAGTTGAAAATTGTTTCATACATGAAGGTGGGCGATTTTTGCGCGCGGGCATTGGTGTATGGATAGGTCGCAGTTCATATAATCGTGTGGCTCATAATGAGATTTGCGATTTTCGCTATTCCGGTATGTCCGTAGGATGGTGTTGGGGGTATGACCCAAGTTCTGCACATCATAATATTGTTGAATACAATCATATCCATAATATAGGAAAGGCTCAATTAGCAGATATGGGGGGCATTTACACATTAGGCGTTTCACCCGGAACTGTGTTGAGAAACAATCACATTCACGATATTATGTGTGACCCAGAACAATATGGAGGATGGGGATTATACACAGATGAAGGAAGTTCTTATATTATTTTAGAAAATAACATTGTTCATCATACATTAACCGGTAACTTCCATCAACATTATGGCCGTGAAAATCGTGTCGTAAATAATATCTTTGCACTATCTGCAAGAGAACAAATTATCCGAAGTCGAGAAGAAGACCATATCTCATTTATATTTGAAAGAAACATTGTTTATTACGATAATGACCGATTATTAGGTAGCAACTGGACAAACAAAAAATGGCAGATGGATAAGAACTGTTACTGGAATGCGTCAGGGAAAGATGTAATGTTTAAGAACAAGACATTGAAACAATGGCAGGAAGATAGTTTTGATGTCAATAGCATCATTGCAGACCCCATGTTTGAAAATCCTGATAAATGTGATTTCCGTTTAAAAGAAAATTCTCCTGCTTTCCATTTAGGATTTCAGCCAATTGATGTTTCTAAGATAGGATTATACGGAGAAGAAGATTGGGTTAAACTTCCGGAAAAATACAAACGAATACCCTGTCCTATTTCATCAAAATAAAGTTATTCCTTAAATTCAATATTTTTCACGAAAATATTTTTTAAGCTCAAAATTTGCATTTTAAGTTTATTTGTGTTAAAATAATACTACTTGACAAAATTGGGGTAATACTGTCTTTACTAATAGAAATGACAGCCCTCAACATAAAAGGTTAGTTCTGCCCTTGTATCCTCGTCATATTATTGAACAAGTATTAAACGCAACAGATATAGTAAAACTCGTGTCCACTTACTGTGAATTAAAACCTACAGGTTCAGACCGTTATGTATCTCTCTGTCCTTTTCATACAGAGAAGACACCTTCTTTTACAGTCTCTAAATCCCGTCAGATTTATTACTGTTTTGGGTGCGGGAAGGGAGGAGATGCTATATCTTTCCTGAAAGATATTCAAAATATATCTTTTATGGATGCATTAGAAATACTTGCAGATGAGGCAGGTATTCATTTGCCTAAAACCAGTTATTCCTCAAAAGAGCGTTCTCCGGAACAAAACGATAAGAAAACACTCTTCCAGATTGTTGAATTATCTGTTGAATTTTATCGTAATCAATTAACAAAATCTTTGAACGGGAAAATAGCCCAGGAATATTTAAGGAAAAGAAATATATCCCCTGAAATCCAGGAAGAATTCAGACTTGGTTTTGCTCCTGCCGATGGTTATTCCCTATACCGCTTCTTA from Candidatus Hydrogenedens sp. encodes the following:
- a CDS encoding right-handed parallel beta-helix repeat-containing protein produces the protein MKNWLLLCCVILLTSLISFAQNSNELMIYISPEGNDAWSGKLPEANENKTDGPLASIHKALEKVKNIRSSGAGEKTVKIVLRGGTYLINAPIVITPEHSGKKDNPTIFENYQNEKPLISGGVKITSWNKEDNKYIADIQALNNGKLSFNSLWVNGERRQPARIPDNTNPFGDYPSKQEFFTAKKYEYIPEGENQPGTLKVFYDEKDPIQNWESLTGSYCVLFCKWAVPLLPIRSVDTDTKCLYLNVPKNFWFGVIFSEGQRFYIEHLFEGLDKPGEWYLNRKEGKLYYIPLPEEDMTAAEVIAPVAEQLLLLEGNPTENKFVEHVVFKGIEFAFTNFPIGERGQSDPQAEVSVSGAIQGTGARYCILEKCSIQHVSNYALWWRSGSQNNIVRQCHLYDLGAGGIKIGETANAETDDSPGPSTVEEKNLYLYEELGATGCGHNTVENCFIHEGGRFLRAGIGVWIGRSSYNRVAHNEICDFRYSGMSVGWCWGYDPSSAHHNIVEYNHIHNIGKAQLADMGGIYTLGVSPGTVLRNNHIHDIMCDPEQYGGWGLYTDEGSSYIILENNIVHHTLTGNFHQHYGRENRVVNNIFALSAREQIIRSREEDHISFIFERNIVYYDNDRLLGSNWTNKKWQMDKNCYWNASGKDVMFKNKTLKQWQEDSFDVNSIIADPMFENPDKCDFRLKENSPAFHLGFQPIDVSKIGLYGEEDWVKLPEKYKRIPCPISSK